In one Silene latifolia isolate original U9 population chromosome 10, ASM4854445v1, whole genome shotgun sequence genomic region, the following are encoded:
- the LOC141606586 gene encoding putative serine/threonine protein kinase IRE3, with protein MSSKSLTSATAVAASSRAMRLSSSSEQLMNQIEAIQSYYNSCGTKVKQPKQSKSFHEDNENRLKHTEELASKMKQKFKKAKKYVDIDLAKLTQDMNDMLKKTNDSKPELSSSMENILCIADQCTKTSADEFWFNCEGIVQELDDQRKELPNGSLKRAYTNLLFVLTRCTRLVQASKEDKIHHQEFCFLNGEYFRGR; from the exons ATGAGCTCTAAGTCATTGACTTCCGCCACCGCTGTTGCTGCCTCCTCTCGTGCAATGAGATTGTCTTCCTCAAGTGAACAATTGATGAACCAGATCGAAGCAATCCAGAGTTACTATAATTCATGTG GTACAAAAGTCAAGCAGCCCAAGCAATCAAAGTCGTTTCATGAG GACAATGAAAATCGTCTCAAACATACTGAAGAACTCGCCTCAAAGATGAAACAAAAGTTCAAGAAAGCGAAGAAATACGTTGATATCGATTTAGCAAAATTGACTCAAGACATGAACGACATGCTTAAGAAAACTAACGACTCTAAACCCGAGTTGAGCTCAAGTATGGAGAATATATTGTGTATCGCCGATCAATGCACAAAGACGAGCGCAGACGAATTTTGGTTCAATTGTGAAGGTATAGTTCAAGAACTTGACGACCAAAGAAAAGAATTACCAAATGGTTCGCTTAAACGCGCTTACACTAATCTCCTTTTCGTCTTAACTCGATGCACTCGACTCGTTCAAGCTTCAAAGGAGGATAAAATTCATCATCAAGAATTTTGTTTTCTTAATGGAGAGTACTTTAGGGGAAGGTAA
- the LOC141606585 gene encoding uncharacterized protein LOC141606585 isoform X1, producing the protein MAFLITPSPLSLTLPSTTHCYLRRRTFSLTSELKSSKSVGNGGGAVVWFKHDLRIDDHPGVVAAVAENRNVVPVYVFDHRILSRFDDEMVELLLIAVEGLRRSLKEQGSNLMIRFGRAEKILHGLVKEVKATTIYAEEEVEYDLHCLIDLVKKGLAEDPVLEWKPEVHLWRTPFYDVKNVDDLPTFYKDVKKLQFDDISLFSIPKLPSFEAELDWGHLPTITDMGEFMSQFKKEKQQWFSIKDISAEDIFRNDHAELINSRGSVSAESSLSNMGRSTQNINGIQRKQRKGSVFNTSRGNIVAGDSKVVLNALAAYLRYLEGTGRDDWQEVHQRLRETESRTGASFLALFGCALQLGIISRRRVHYEAIKYEKERNGGFLSPFGYSAATIAAAIDTVCSIEWYSLLSLKSQQRKGEPYRNRVWRWKGHLIQYTVVGCEGPAVLLVHGFGAFYEHYRDNISSIADGGNRVWAITLLGFGKSEKPNVVYSELMWAELLRDFIVEVVGEPTHLVGNSMGGYFISIVGGLWPSLVKSIVLMNTAGECIPGFSSLLFAKERQISGAAWFGARALVRYLRFSIGGLVKNCYPTRPDRADDWLINEMLRASYDPGSIEFLESVFSFNLSIPLNHLLSRSKDKTLIIQGMRDPIADSSSKLATFRKYCEGIVYKELDAGHCPHDECPEAVNPIICDWIQSIENRSRSNISDSPVSSHCT; encoded by the exons ATGGCGTTTCTCATCACACCTTCACCTCTCTCCTTAACCCTACCTTCCACCACACACTGCTATCTCCGCCGCCGCACATTTTCTCTCACTTCCGAATTGAAGAGTAGTAAAAGCGTCGGAAATGGCGGCGGTGCGGTGGTTTGGTTCAAGCATGATCTTCGCATTGATGATCATCCTGGTGTTGTTGCCGCCGTCGCCGAGAATCGCAATGTCGTTCCTGTTTATGTGTTTGATCACCGCATTCTTTCTC GTTTTGATGATGAAATGGTGGAGCTCCTTCTTATTGCTGTGGAAGGTCTAAGAAGGTCACTCAAGGAACAAGGATCAAATCTTATGATAAGGTTCGGGCGTGCGGAAAAGATCCTGCATGGATTGGTTAAAGAG GTGAAAGCAACCACTATATATGCAGAAGAGGAGGTAGAGTATGATTTGCATTGTTTGATTGATTTAGTTAAGAAGGGTCTAGCCGAAGATCCTGTTCTGGAATGGAAACCCGAGGTTCATTTATGGCGGACTCCATTTTATGATGTTAAG AACGTGGATGACCTACCGACATTTTACAAAGACGTGAAGAAACTTCAGTTTGATGATATCTCATTGTTTAGTATTCCAAAGTTACCCAGTTTTGAAGCGGAGTTGGATTGGG GTCATTTGCCTACCATTACTGATATGGGTGAATTCATGAGCCAATTTAAGAAAGAAAAACAACAATGGTTTTCCATCAAAGACATTTCAGCGGAAGATATATTCAGAAATGATCATGCAGAGTTGATAAACTCTCGTGGTTCTGTCAGTGCGGAGTCAAGCCTATCAAATATGGGAAGAAGTACTCAAAACATTAACGGAATACAGCGGAAGCAGCGTAAGGGTTCTGTCTTCAATACGAGCAGAGGGAATATAGTTGCTGGTGACTCAAAAGTTGTGCTGAATGCATTGGCTGCATATCTGAGATATTTAGAAGGTACAGGTCGAGATGACTGGCAAGA GGTCCATCAAAGGTTACGAGAAACTGAAAGCAGAACTGGAGCTTCATTTCTAGCTCTTTTTGGATGTGCTCTGCAGCTTGGTATCATATCTAGAAGGAGAGTACACTATGAAGCTATCAAATACGAGAAAGAGCGAAATGGAGGATTTCTATCTCCATTTGGGTATTCAGCAGCTACTATTGCTGCTGCAATTGATACAGTATGCTCAATTGAG TGGTACTCGCTTTTGAGTTTGAAGAGTCAACAGAGGAAGGGAGAACCATACCGTAACCGAGTATGGAGATGGAAAGGCCACCTGATTCAG TACACAGTTGTTGGCTGTGAAGGGCCTGCTGTTCTTCTTGTCCATGGATTTGGAGCTTTTTACGAACATTATCGAGACAATATCTCTAGTATAGCTGATGGTGGAAATCGAGTTTGGGCCATCACACTTCTGGGCTTTGGCAAGTCTGAAAAGCCGAATGTTGTATACTCAGAGCTCATGTGGGCTGAATTACTGCGTGACTTCATCGTTGAGGTTGTGGGCGAGCCAACACATCTTGTCGGGAACTCAATGGGTG GATACTTCATCTCCATTGTTGGTGGTCTTTGGCCTTCATTGGTTAAGTCTATTGTTCTTATGAACACAGCTGGAGAATGTATTCCAGGATTTTCCTCACTATTATTCGCCAAG GAAAGACAAATATCTGGAGCTGCCTGGTTCGGGGCTAGAGCACTTGTGCGGTACTTGAGATTCAGCATTGGAGGCCTAGTGAAGAACTGCTACCCGACT CGGCCAGACAGAGCTGATGATTGGCTCATCAATGAAATGCTCAGAGCA TCGTATGATCCTGGATCCATCGAGTTCTTGGAAAGTGTATTCAGCTTCAATTTGTCCATCCCTCTCAATCATCTTCTCAGCAGGTCAAAAGATAAGACTTTGATTATACAG gGAATGAGGGATCCGATAGCCGACTCCTCTTCCAAGCTGGCAACTTTCCGAAAGTACTGTGAAGGGATAGTTTATAAGGAGCTTGATGCAG GCCATTGCCCTCATGACGAGTGTCCAGAAGCCGTCAACCCTATTATTTGTGATTGGATACAGAGCATCGAAAATAGAAGTCGCAGCAATATTTCTGATTCACCCGTCAGCTCACATTGCACATAG
- the LOC141606585 gene encoding uncharacterized protein LOC141606585 isoform X2 → MVELLLIAVEGLRRSLKEQGSNLMIRFGRAEKILHGLVKEVKATTIYAEEEVEYDLHCLIDLVKKGLAEDPVLEWKPEVHLWRTPFYDVKNVDDLPTFYKDVKKLQFDDISLFSIPKLPSFEAELDWGHLPTITDMGEFMSQFKKEKQQWFSIKDISAEDIFRNDHAELINSRGSVSAESSLSNMGRSTQNINGIQRKQRKGSVFNTSRGNIVAGDSKVVLNALAAYLRYLEGTGRDDWQEVHQRLRETESRTGASFLALFGCALQLGIISRRRVHYEAIKYEKERNGGFLSPFGYSAATIAAAIDTVCSIEWYSLLSLKSQQRKGEPYRNRVWRWKGHLIQYTVVGCEGPAVLLVHGFGAFYEHYRDNISSIADGGNRVWAITLLGFGKSEKPNVVYSELMWAELLRDFIVEVVGEPTHLVGNSMGGYFISIVGGLWPSLVKSIVLMNTAGECIPGFSSLLFAKERQISGAAWFGARALVRYLRFSIGGLVKNCYPTRPDRADDWLINEMLRASYDPGSIEFLESVFSFNLSIPLNHLLSRSKDKTLIIQGMRDPIADSSSKLATFRKYCEGIVYKELDAGHCPHDECPEAVNPIICDWIQSIENRSRSNISDSPVSSHCT, encoded by the exons ATGGTGGAGCTCCTTCTTATTGCTGTGGAAGGTCTAAGAAGGTCACTCAAGGAACAAGGATCAAATCTTATGATAAGGTTCGGGCGTGCGGAAAAGATCCTGCATGGATTGGTTAAAGAG GTGAAAGCAACCACTATATATGCAGAAGAGGAGGTAGAGTATGATTTGCATTGTTTGATTGATTTAGTTAAGAAGGGTCTAGCCGAAGATCCTGTTCTGGAATGGAAACCCGAGGTTCATTTATGGCGGACTCCATTTTATGATGTTAAG AACGTGGATGACCTACCGACATTTTACAAAGACGTGAAGAAACTTCAGTTTGATGATATCTCATTGTTTAGTATTCCAAAGTTACCCAGTTTTGAAGCGGAGTTGGATTGGG GTCATTTGCCTACCATTACTGATATGGGTGAATTCATGAGCCAATTTAAGAAAGAAAAACAACAATGGTTTTCCATCAAAGACATTTCAGCGGAAGATATATTCAGAAATGATCATGCAGAGTTGATAAACTCTCGTGGTTCTGTCAGTGCGGAGTCAAGCCTATCAAATATGGGAAGAAGTACTCAAAACATTAACGGAATACAGCGGAAGCAGCGTAAGGGTTCTGTCTTCAATACGAGCAGAGGGAATATAGTTGCTGGTGACTCAAAAGTTGTGCTGAATGCATTGGCTGCATATCTGAGATATTTAGAAGGTACAGGTCGAGATGACTGGCAAGA GGTCCATCAAAGGTTACGAGAAACTGAAAGCAGAACTGGAGCTTCATTTCTAGCTCTTTTTGGATGTGCTCTGCAGCTTGGTATCATATCTAGAAGGAGAGTACACTATGAAGCTATCAAATACGAGAAAGAGCGAAATGGAGGATTTCTATCTCCATTTGGGTATTCAGCAGCTACTATTGCTGCTGCAATTGATACAGTATGCTCAATTGAG TGGTACTCGCTTTTGAGTTTGAAGAGTCAACAGAGGAAGGGAGAACCATACCGTAACCGAGTATGGAGATGGAAAGGCCACCTGATTCAG TACACAGTTGTTGGCTGTGAAGGGCCTGCTGTTCTTCTTGTCCATGGATTTGGAGCTTTTTACGAACATTATCGAGACAATATCTCTAGTATAGCTGATGGTGGAAATCGAGTTTGGGCCATCACACTTCTGGGCTTTGGCAAGTCTGAAAAGCCGAATGTTGTATACTCAGAGCTCATGTGGGCTGAATTACTGCGTGACTTCATCGTTGAGGTTGTGGGCGAGCCAACACATCTTGTCGGGAACTCAATGGGTG GATACTTCATCTCCATTGTTGGTGGTCTTTGGCCTTCATTGGTTAAGTCTATTGTTCTTATGAACACAGCTGGAGAATGTATTCCAGGATTTTCCTCACTATTATTCGCCAAG GAAAGACAAATATCTGGAGCTGCCTGGTTCGGGGCTAGAGCACTTGTGCGGTACTTGAGATTCAGCATTGGAGGCCTAGTGAAGAACTGCTACCCGACT CGGCCAGACAGAGCTGATGATTGGCTCATCAATGAAATGCTCAGAGCA TCGTATGATCCTGGATCCATCGAGTTCTTGGAAAGTGTATTCAGCTTCAATTTGTCCATCCCTCTCAATCATCTTCTCAGCAGGTCAAAAGATAAGACTTTGATTATACAG gGAATGAGGGATCCGATAGCCGACTCCTCTTCCAAGCTGGCAACTTTCCGAAAGTACTGTGAAGGGATAGTTTATAAGGAGCTTGATGCAG GCCATTGCCCTCATGACGAGTGTCCAGAAGCCGTCAACCCTATTATTTGTGATTGGATACAGAGCATCGAAAATAGAAGTCGCAGCAATATTTCTGATTCACCCGTCAGCTCACATTGCACATAG
- the LOC141606589 gene encoding protein LPA2 — translation MTLLLNYPSSCFTNKLLHHTTNPKSIKFTIISQNSPQSQEPTITNDPITKPTPSSGLGFGSAQQPKPNSTPPSSSSSSNGGKKKGRKDIIRRNPVEKPAFLGKKSGSEEIKESSLNESAFLLTWLVLGGLIFVEGIALSVSGFLPEKWDKLFVKYVYPSFTPTVFLFVAASVVYGVIKYFENENARSPK, via the exons ATGACACTACTCCTAAACTATCCATCCTCTTGCTTCACCAATAAACTCCTTCACCATACCACCAATCCCAAATCAATTAAATTCACCATAATCTCCCAAAATTCGCCACAATCTCAAGAACCAACAATCACAAATGACCCAATTACAAAGCCCACACCTTCATCTGGGCTCGGGTTCGGGTCAGCCCAACAACCAAAGCCCAATTCCAccccaccatcatcatcatcatcatcaaatggGGGGAAGAAGAAGGGTAGGAAGGATATTATTAGGAGGAATCCTGTGGAAAAGCCTGCATTTTTAGGGAAGAAAAGTGGGAGTGAAGAGATAAAGGAATCATCTTTGAATGAAAGTGCTTTTTTGCTTACTTGGTTGGTTCTTGGTGGGCTTATTTTTGTTGAGGGTATTGCTCTTTCGGTTTCAG GTTTCCTGCCAGAAAAGTGGGATAAGCTGTTTGTAAAGTATGTCTACCCATCTTTCACACCAACAGTATTCCTGTTCGTCGCTGCTTCTGTTGTATATGGTGTCATCAAGTATTTTGAGAATGAGAATGCGAGGAGCCCAAAATGA